The stretch of DNA AGAGCCAACGGGAGCCCAAGACATATGATGGGAAATATCTTATTTTGCACCACCAAATGCTTTAGTTGCTAACAGTTTCATTTTCTCTTCGGACAAAATAAACATTATCATTGACACCTTGTTGTAGTTTACCCTTAATAAACATATTCATGTTCTATACAGGTTTGCAATAACACCTTTAGGCACGTCAATTCTCTTTATCTGCCAAAGTTATTAGCAATCCAATCATCCGCATGTTGGACAAGAACAGCAGTGGTGACATGTAGAGGCTGGGATCACCTCAATATTTTCTATTTATTAGCATCTACATGTCATGGTAAAAATTAAAGCACAGGTTACACGAATTGTTACAATTGCAATCTAGGATTGTTTCTATACAACCCCCTGTTGGTCCCTCTCCGTTACATGTAACCGAATAACAACATTTTGTAGCATAGCAGCTTTTGCCAGAATTCCCCTGGCAACAATTACATGGTCCACAAAGTTTCCTAGTGTTAGCCAAAGAAACCCGTGGATCGAGTGTCTTCATGGATCGGACAGGGATGTGTTCCATGACATCAACATTCTCACTTGCACCTGTTTGTCGCAAATACTttatatgtaaatttttttgtatGAAATCAGGTGGTAATTGACACTTGATACATCTCTCTGTGTGTATAACTCTATATGTTTACACCATGGTAATTCAAATTTGTGCATATGCTTGTGAAATAACTTTATGGAAAACATATATCACTTTTACTTTACTCGTTGACATGCATGTATTATAATGAACATTTTCCTATGATATGTATATATGAAAAACTTGATTTTTTTACAACATAGTAAAATATTTTTCCTTCTCTTGACATATGAATATTTATTTCCTGCTATTGAGATGATAATACAAACCTTGGATGAAGAGGCCAGTATAGAGAAGAAGGATCACACTACTGAGGAACAGCTTAGTAGCTTTCACCATGGATGTGTTGCTGATGAATGAAATAGGTTGCTTTTGAGTATTATGTGATGTATTGTAATGGTTAGAAAAATGTACTAGGTGGACGCAATATATACTTGATGGTAGTGCATGAACTCCAGGGAAATATACGTTCTTTACACACGTATAGTACATCAGTTGAATGGAGGAATCCATAAATCCATACTAGCTCCCTACATTGACAAATCTATACTCTCCGGCCAGATAGAGTTACTGGCCGGCCAGTGGGACATAAAGTCATTAGGACCTCTCGTCAAATCAAAACGACTATAGTGCGCGCGTACGTGGATCATATATATCGATCTCGAGTAGATCTCGACAGGCTTGATGCAGCTCAGCTCGCTCAAAAGTAGAGTAGCTCGAGTAGAACCTACGATGCGCTAGCTCCTCGCCACTAGTTGCTAATCATCAACTGAGGACATGAAAGGAATAATGGAGTGTCATCTCTCCTAGCTAGCCACTAGTTGCTTTGCATGAGATCCCAGGTTGAGTGTCATCTCTCCTAGCTAGCCACTAGTTGCTTTGCATGAGATCCCAGGCGAATATATATGGGAGGGCGGTGCTAGTTCCACTACTACAattgggccttttgtcccggttttggaaccgggactagGCTTCCGAGACAAAAGCCCAGAGGTTTTAGTCCCGGATGGTAGAACCGGGATTAAATATCCCTGACGCCTGATGCTAAAAAATTTTTTGCGCCCTGCGGAATTCGATCTCACGACCTCTAGCCTCACGCACAATTATCTTGCCAACCCACCTATGCAACacatgtgactcagtatagGATGTCttacttttgaactatcacgtggaggggccgtTAGTCTGAGTTGGTAACACCgaccgggaccaaagggtcaCACCAACCCGGACCGGGTTGGTGgcaccacccgggactaaagggttgggctctttagtcccggttggagccacccaTCGGGACTAAAGATGgacttttagtcccggttggagccaccaaccgggactaaagactCGAATTTTTTAGAACCTCTTGAAAAGACGTTCAAGGGGTTctcaaatcaaacaaaaaaggaaaaaacctTCATTTTATGAAGGTTTTATGTTATGTAATCATTTAGATAGTAATGTAAATGAACCATAACTATGTAAACCTATTCCTAACAGACTGATACCAAAATAGCAGATCCAAATTATAATAAATCCTATCGAAGCTACAAGTGCAGAATTTGTACCTTTCCAATTTGGATTTGTTCtactatgtaaatatattgcAAATATGATCCAGGTAATAAATGCCCAAGTTTCCTTAGGATCCCAATTCCAATAGGATCCCCATGCTTCATTAGCCCATACTGCTCCACAAAGAATACCTATGGTTAAAAGAGTAAACCCTAGACTAATGACACGATAACTCCAAGAATCCAAACGCTCGGTTAATTGATATTTGTAATAATTTGGAAATGCGGGAAAAGAGGTTTTTTTTAAAGCACTTCTTTTTGCATACAAATATTCAATCTCACTAAAGAAAaatgttttaatttttttctttttaaaatttaaaaagaaaTCAAAATTCTTTCGAAATCTAATGATTAAAAGAGCGGCGGATAATAAGGATCCGCACAAAAGAGTTGCATAGCTTAGTAACATCATACTGGCATGCATCATTAACCACTGAGATTGTAGAGTAGGTACTATTATTGTGGATTGATGCATTTCAGTTAAAAGACCCGACGTGGCAAAGCCTTGCGTTAAAATAGTACTTGGTGTAGTTATTGTGCTTAAATCATTTTTCAAGTTTTGTATCTTAGGAATAGTATGAAGAATATACAGAGCCCATGAAAAGAAGATCAATGACTCATATAAATTACTTAATGGAAAATGTCCCGAAGAAACCCAACGAGAAACTAAAAATCCTGTTATAGAGAAAAAAGTCGTTATCATTCCTTTTTCTGACGAATCACGTAATCCCCTATGTTCACGAACTAATAAGGTTATCAAATGAATCGTAATCACAATTGAAATGGTTGAGAAAGAGATATGAGTTAGTATATGTTCTAAAGTTGCAAATAGCATAAGGATAAGGTCCCATTTACAAAATTGGAAATTTCGAATTGAATCCATTTTCTAAtctattgtattttttttcgaGAATGCCGCCACTCGGACTCAAACCGATATGCTTGAGCACTGCTTCCTaagagccaccaaccgggactaaagatggatttttagtccgggttggtggctccaaccgggactaaaaagTCCTTTCGTccccaaccgggactaaagggctctttagtcccgggtccaatATTTGCTGGGATAAATGTAAAGGATCAAAGCctctttctgtagtagtgttcgTTCGCATCTAGCTGATGGTGGTTGGGGGGAAATTCTGCTAGACAACTAGGTTAGGGTCGTCAGGCCAGTATAGTTGCAAGCTGCAACGTCCTCTCAGCCAaatgtagagagagagagagagagagagacgtacGTTGGATTGGATACACAAGAATTATTAAACAAAACCATCTGAAGAAttgaacaccctttgtttatgATTAGTTTATTTGTGTGAAGTAGATGCATGCATGGTTGGATTGGATAACTTAGTAGATTCTGTCATTCTTACCTTCCTTGCCTTGAACGTAAGTTGAAATGCCTTAGCTTGCTCCAGGCGGCTCTCAAGCTGCTTCAGCTTTTAAGTGACAAGTTTTCCACCGAATCGCCAACCACAAGTGCCTGCTTCACATGACACATGGGAGACAAAACAATCAAAACATGTACAGGCAGTGCTTCCTTTCAGTCACTCAATTACTACATTCCTCTCAACAATACAATAGCTAAGGAAGCAATTTAATGCACAAGGCTGTCTCTGTTAGTGTTCTGTAGCATTTGAATCTGGTTGCACAGTTTCGCTTCTTGCTTAAGATAAAACAAAGAGTCAGGGGAAACGATCGGATGGATCACATAAAAGGCCAAATGAGTAATGGGAATATTCAGTTCCAGAGAGTAACAAGAGGGGTCTGACAACTATTTTGTTCAGGTGTATGACTGTTTCCCTTTAATTGGAAACTTCCTAGTCAATGTAGTAATATAGATTTGACAATGTCTTGAGCTTGCATTAGAATAATAAAATATAATTTAACGATGACTATAGGAACTATCATGCATTATGACCTAGTACTAATAGCAAAGTTAGTTTAGGAAAAATCTTATTCAAGAACTCTCAGTTTATACTACGTTTTGTTGCATTGACTTCAGTGTATGTAAAATAAACACCATATTTATTTAACTGTAAGAATGGCTATAACCGTGCgtgaattaattagcattattacCTGCGTGTTGAGCTCTAAGAGTGGGGCCCAGATGATGCCTTCTTGCACCTTTTTATGCCTTGTTTGGCTTTTTTAAGTAgctgtcacatcaaatattcgGGTGTCAATTCAAATATTCGGATGCaaacttaatataaaactaattgcataagttgcaattaggactctagacgaatctattaagtataattaatacaTAATTAGTGAATGGTTAATGTAGCAACTAATGGTCAAATTATAGACTAGTTAagcttaatagatttgtctcaTGATTAAGTCACGACTTATGAAAATTAGTTTTCTAATAattctatgtttagtacttgtAATTAGTGTTTAAACATGCGATGTGACGGGACTTATGGtattttttgccgagtgtttttctcCATGCACCTGGTAAATGgcatgtttgccgagtgctcgatATTTTGCACTCGGCAACTATggggtttccggtagtgaaaCAAGGCCTTAATTGTAGCCTTCACACTGCAACCCCTATCAGCAGAACCAAGCAAGGCATGGAGATGGAATCAGTACTGAAGTGACAGCCTTGTGTCATTCTTGCACTGATAAATAACAAGGTGTATAATAATGCACTTGTGCTACTGCTTGTGCTGTTGAATAATAACTTGACAAATTTAAAGCACATGAAAGGAATGGAGTGCCGTGCATTTGTTGTTGATTGACACTTCGCATGAGAGGAACAAACACGGCGAATATGGGAGGACGGTGCAATCTCTGAGCCATTTCAAGTTTGCAGCTGATGAGGTGAGCTGTACGTTCCGAAGATGCATCATGTGTATACTGTTGGGACTTGGGGAGGGGAATCGAGCAAAGGGAGCTACTTTAGTGTCAGGTCAGTGCGGACGTTGCAAACGTCtcagccagagagagagagagagagagagagagagacctgcTGGAGATAGGAAAAAGCATGGAAATGCATTTGACTGGACAGAAGATGTGTGCAGAAACTTTGCATACATTATCCTGTCCGAGCAATAAACATCTAGCACTTTAACTTGCAAACGCATTTTTGTCAATCTGATTGAATGTATGATGAAATGGATGGTCACCACAGAAAATGAatctttttaaatttttaaatttctaatTAATTATTAACTTATGAATATGCACAATGCATGAAGTTCAGATCAGGAAATGGAGGGACACATTCTTGACAGTCAATTCTGATTGATGTGTGCATACTTGTCAAATCAAATCCCTTGTGCATACGAAAAAAGACATAACAGGAAAGAAAAAATTACCAATGATATATAACGTGGGGGAAAGGATAAATCGTTGCACATTTTGATCTTCTATGGATGGTAGCTCAAAAGAAGTAACAGCGCGTGCTAGTCAAGTTTATTATCTTAAACAGATCAAACATCCACTCAATTAATTAAGCATGCTCCATAAAAAGACTAATAAATTCATCATTCGTCTAGCTTGTTGCCAACTTGCCATGGTAATTTGACGGATACGTGCAAATATAATCAAGACTAAACTTTATACTAATCAATTCATCATTCGCCTAAAGTTAAGCAAATTTACGAAGATCTCGCTATGAAATACATTAATTTATTGCTCAAAGAAAATACTTTAATTTGTGGTTTAATAGACCTCACAAGTGCCACGGCACCCACACCACCAATGAATGAATCAAATAAATTGGATTATATTTTCCCTGGTAACTCATCAGCAGTAGCCATGTATATGAAGCAACAGCAAGTCGATCACTTGAGCATGACATGACATGCTAGCTAAAAGAATCAAGTATCCACACCAGGCTACCAAGATGCAAGCTCAACAGATCTATCGATGCACAGCCACGCACCTGGAGTACTCGTGGAGGCGGCCCCTGCTGGAGAAGACGATGAGCTCCACCTCGGTGTCGCAGAGGACGGATAGCTCATAAGCCTTCTTGAGGAGCCCGTTGCGACGCTTGCAGAAGGTGACCTAAGTGGTTTAATACAAAGGGGAGATAAAGAGCCTTcttgaggggaggggagggaagggatATCAGAGCACTCGATCGGCAGGAGAGATAAAGAGGAGGGAGTGGTAGTTGCTTGCAGCTCGTTGATGCCTTGGTTTGATGGAAGGAAAGCGATCGAGCGACAATAATGCGCACAGAAGTGGATGATGGATCCGGGGAAGGCTTGTGGCGCGGGATCAGGTGATGCTCTCCCGAACTTGGAATCGACACCGACAGTTCATTCCATCCCATTTCCAtaccaaccccccccccccctctctctctctctctaacatCCCGTAATTTTTTACGGAATATTATAATTCCAAAAACAtgaattttcaaaactttttgtgtgaTTGTGATAATATCTAGAATAACGCAAGGTTGGCTTCTCTTTCTCTCAAAATTCCTAGTAATTAAAACCTAATTACTAATAAGGACCTTAATGCTAGTGTGGATTATTTGGACTATTTGGATTTCTTGTTCTACCTTGTTTCAAATCTATTTGACGAATCTTTGTTTGAATtggaatttaatttgaataaggCTGTTCAAATTAAAACCAAATACTAACCTCTAACAAGCCTAAAGCCAGCCCAAACCCTTAACCTAACCTAGGCCAAACCCCCTTACACAGCCCAGCTAACCTACCCAGCCCAACCACCCGTAACCACCCCAACCCAGTGATGAGCACCCGAGGGCGAatcccgatctttcggtgagggATGAACTGGATAACTCGATTTGGGGGAAAAGAGGAAACGTTGGCGATCCGACTTCAGCGTCCAAAGGTACttgcaagcaaatcgaagaactCGCAAGAACAAGTGGGTAGCTAGGTAGGTTAGCCCAGCTAACCTACCCAACCCGACCACCCGTAACCACCCCAACCCAGCCTACACCGCAACGGCCCAGCTCGTGCCCCTGCCTGCTTGACCAGCGTTCACCTCACGCGCGGCCCACAAGCCGCTCTGGCCCGACCCGCGTTGCCCAGCACCAGCCCACACCGCCACCTCACCTTTCCCTCACCCGTTGTCGCTGACAGCCCTGCCCCATTTGACGGCCCCTACCCTGTTCTTCTTCCCTCGCATGCCTCCGCCTGCCCGTCGCGTCCTGCGCTGGCCCCTACCTGCCCTGTTGTCGGCCACGACACCTACGCACACGCTCCCGCTCCGCACCCTCGCCCATGTGTTCCAACTCGGACGCCAAAATCCACCGGCCCTCGGCCGTGCCTCCAACTCTAGTGCTGCGCCTATAAAGCCCCATTCGGCCGCCCCTCGAAATCCTAGACCTCTTCTCGAGGTTTTCCCctttccgccgccgctgccgagtAGCAGAGCAGGAGAAGCGCCACGAGGAGAAGGAGCACAGCCACCGTCGGAGCTTCGTTGACCCGGCGCCCCAATCGACTCGACCGTCGTTGTTGCGTGGCACTACACAGCCCCGAGCCTCCCCTCCTTCGTCCTCAAACCGAGCCGGTAGGATccctcgccgtcgtcctccCCGTTGTTGTGTGCGCCTGCAAGATCCTGTCGTCGTGTCGCCGTTCTCCCCACAGCCCGCAGTACCTACCCTTGTGCCGTCATGCCGAGCATGCTTGGCACGGCCACGTCGCGGACCTGGAAAAGCCAGGAACCCGCGCGTGCGCGCATTACCCCAGCTCCGGCAAGCCAAGGCGACACCTTCGCTCGCCTCGGCTGCCCTGCGCCGCTTGCCTCTGGTGCTGCTTTGCAGCAGTGAACCAGATCGCCGTGGGCACGCCATGGCCACGCCCGGCAAGCATCCCGCGGGCACCGGCCAAGGGCTGTACCTTTGGCCTCGCCTTTGCACAACCTGAGTTGAACCGAACCGAGCCCTTTTGCCCCGCCGCTGTGCTACCcggccgtcgccgctgctgtTTTGCCCTCACCGTGCCCATCACCAACCTACCACAGGCGCGTCGTGGCCTCGCCACCGCCACGCTTGGCACGCACGCGGCCACAGCGTCACGCCGCAACGCGGCCAGCCCTTTAGGGCCTTCCATCGAACGCTCTATGAGCGTTCCACCCGAGGGGGACACACGCAGACGGACCGCACTCGCTTGGCCACACCTGTGTTGACCCGCACCGGATCTCGCCATGGTTACATCGGACCCTACAGCTGCCAACACGCGGGGCCcatgagcaagagagaggaagaagcgCCGCCAAGCGGGCTCGATCCGTCAGCAAGGGaaaggaaagagaagaaaagaagagaagaggTGGGCTGAAACCCAGGTTGCCGTCAGACCAAGCCGGACTTGTTAGCTGAAACGAAGCCCAGCCGATGTTGGGCTGCCCGATCCAACCCAATTCCACTTCGAGCCCATAGCCGAACCGCCCATTTTCTTTCTTCCTGGAAACTCGACAGCTGGGTCACACCTGTCAGTGACGCACAGTGGCTGACAGTGGGCCCCATAACCCGTGGACCCATTGACTGTTGACTGGTCAACGTTGACCGGTCAACGCTAATGTCAGCATTGGTCATGCTGACATTAGCAAGACCCGACCCCCTGGATGACGTCATTGCTGATGTCATAATATCGtcagcatgccacgtggcacgccCAGAGGCTGCCATGTGTCGCTAACTGTTATTTTCTTTCCAAAAAACATTTATTTAATTTCAAAAAATGATTTAAACttcaaaaaatcataataaTTAACCGAAGctctgaaaattatgaaaccagtttcataattcttctaaaatcatgatctacccgTTAGAGTAATTTTTCTTGTGAGTTGGGTCTTATTTGAGCAGTTTTGTGCATTTATACACTTTGTCCCCTATATTTATACGTAATTACGAATAGGACGTGCTGCCGAGGAGTCGACCGACGACCAAGACTACCAGGAGACCTAGGAGTACTACGAGGAGCCACTAGGTTCATGCCTACCTATTGGACATTGTTTGCTAGATATGCTATCATTTATTACTGTTAATGTGACATGAACCAGCATGGCCTATTTATTTATTGTATTTCTTGCACTCTTATGTTACCTTGATTGATTATTGAATGCATTGGCTACCATGAGTTGTGAATGTGTATGAGTGGAAAATTCACGATTGATAGTCTTGGCGTGAGTGGAGATCCACCATATGAGGAGCCGGTGATTAGGGTTTTATAGCGGGGTATGTTTGTTTTGGACCAAAACGTTCATGATATGTTCTAAGCCTTAGCTGTCACATCTCCAATACTCACTCTCTTGCAGGCACCGATTTGTTATTCACATCAGATAAGGTCAATACGGCCTCCCTCGACGAGGCCCTTGATGGACTTGTACCGAAGAACATACAAGTCGTCTACAACCAAGTCCACAAACTCCTCTCCACTGCATGGAAATAAACATCACCGGTAAGCAAAGTGTGTAAAAGTGCGAAGCCAGAATTAAAGTGTGCCTGGACACTTACATGTCATCTAGTTGGAAGGCTCCTACATCGCTCTTAGTCTTGCAGAAGACAAAGGTGTTGAGCTGAGGCTCTGGCACTGAACAAGGCAATTGAAAACCACATCACATGGTACGTGATGGTCTATCACATGTACATGCCTAAAAGCACATTTGTTCCACATCCTAagtgataaaaaaaattcaaaaacctTTGCTTTTTTCAGAAATAGAAAATATGCTTTCTTTGCTCTTGAACCTTGCCAAAAAGTGAAGCAAAAAGCTTGTTCTAGAAAAGGTTAAGCTATGTTCCTGCTGTTAGCTATGCCAATATTGACCAGCATCAGAAGCTATGCCgtagttatttgtgattccagTTAGGTAATTTCCCTTTTTGTGAAGAAAGATGAAGTTAATTATTGACCGAATGTTTTTTTCCTCAGAAATAATTCTTAATTAAATGCACATCAGTTCATTAGAGGTCAATTAGGTTTGCAACAAGCCAACAAATTTACACATTAAATTTCTTGAGCATGAATCTTGGATGCATTCAGGACATACAAGAACCTAGCTATCATGCAAAAAGAGATGTACTATGAAATTTGTGCCTGGTTGAGTTTTGCCACTCTATGGAATGTACATTATACTAATGCAGATTATCATTTTGTGGCAGCATCACACATTTTCAGTCCATTTCTTTCCATTCAATAACTAACATTTGAAGATTACAATGCATCCCAATGTGATAAATCCAATGCAAATGTTTTCCTATGCAATGGTCTACACTCTACAGACTCAAGTATCACTTATGGTCTTATGTATCAACGGAAGAGGTTAGTAAGCATGCTGAGAAAAGTAAATTTCGACCTGATTTGGGGTGAGACATTCCAAAAATAATTTTTTCAAGTTTCATGGCAACTTAGTGGGAGCATATTCAGGGAAGTCTCAAGATGCAATAGGTAATCAGAACCATCACATCAGTGAAAGAGGCACTCTTAAAATAGAGATGATTTGATAACTAAATTTTGATATTTAGGAGCTCAACTTTTGCATATAACTAATGAGATCGCATACCAACTTTTAACATCCAGCAGCCTATGCAAATATGCAATGACTGAAGCTGCAAGCAGCAAAGCAGTACAGCACCACGATATGGAATTCCATAATTTGGAAGGTCAAGTGAAGGATCTATACCCACATCTTCAGTGCTCGACTACGACTGCCTGGTAACCGAGTCATAACCATATGGCAGTTTTGACAGCACAGACTGCTCCAAATGCTTCTCCATGATCTCCGCACAACTTGTGCCAGATGAAACACAAGAAGTTGGTTCCCATCAGAACCAACTAGTTTGACAAGCTGACACAAATAATTGTGGCAAATGCCAGTCCCAGTCAGAATATACCTCTTGGCAAACTGGCACTCCTGTGGTGACAGACGGCTGAGGAGGTCATCAAATCTGGAGATGTGCATCATGTACTTCTCAATCTGTAGCCAGCAATGGAATCAGATTGGCAACAATTCAGTAATTACAATTGGCCTGTTTCAGTGAACAGAGATTAGGTTCTGATGCAACCAACCTTCTGCAGGCGGAGACGGAGGTAGGAGCGCAGAAGGAAGAGCGTGCGATCAAGGTCCATCTGATAGAGAGAGACCACCAGGTCATTGACACCGCTGTCAGCAAAGTCATCCAGTGTCTCCTCCTAGCAGCATCACAAGAGTGAATCCGCAATTCCGCATCACACCCCGAGAATGAATCAAGTATTTGAGTGCGGCAAAGAAATCTAGATAGGTGGGGTTGGCGACGAcgagaagggaagggaagggcaTACAAGGAGCTGGATCTGCTCATGGACGCGGGAGACAAGGGGTGAGTCGAAGCGGAGGATTTCTGGCGCAGCCTCCTCGTTACGCCACGCCCGCTTGAGCAGCTCAATGTCCGTGGTCGCTGCCTCGGCCGCAGACGCCGCAGTCTCATCTTCGTCCCAAGAAGACATCATcccccttctctccctctctctaccGGCTCGGGTGGGAAGCTGACAGCTCAGCAGCTTGAGGCGTGGCGCTGTCGGTTCTCAGAACCTGTTTCTCAGGCTTCAGCTCCCGACTCCTCACTGGTGGAAGTGATTCTATCAGAGAAATAGTTTGGCAAGCTGTCCGATTCCTGATTCCCGACATATGAACAAAATCGGCGATATCATGAACATACATCACACTATTTCCCAGTACTTGTACAAAATTGGCGATATCATGAACATACACCACACTACTTCCCAGTCCTTGTGCAAATATTTACAAAGACAGAGCAATGTGTGGAACAATATTTGAAAAACTGTTGCAGAATTTTCACATTTCAGAGTAATAGAAAGGGCAACTATCAGGTCGTGCAGCTCCAATCGATCATACCAATCATTTTTACAAGAAATATACTTGCACACATGGAGATGTGAGGGAGCTCGGCCTCACCTTCACGGCCTAGAGGGGTCCGGCGCGTTcgggcggcggcctggcggtGGCCCGGCTGGAGGATCTCGGCGCTCCGTCAGAGGCCGAAAGGATGGCCTccgtccggcggcggcatggaggAGAGCCGCGGtggggcggtggcggagggacGCTGCCGGATCTGGGACGGaggggcggtcggcggcggcggcggccccaaaCCCTAAACGGCCATCGGCGAGAGGGGTGCGCGGACGGCGTGCGGAGGCGTCGCGTCGGGGGACCGAGTGCGGTGCGGGCAGCAGGCGCGGCTTTTGGCGGGAATTTGGGGGTGGCGCTCGCGGGAACTGGCGATAAACTCCGACGACCGAATTCGCCGGCGGCCGGACCATTGTTGGTCCAAACGCCGATGACAAGGGCCCGCCACGGGGCGGGCTTCTGCTTGATGACGTAGGTTTGTCCTGGAAGGCCGGCGGGCCCGAGATCTCGAGGACGTACCGCCGGTAAAAAGGCGGATGTGGGCAGGCCGAAAGGAATATCGAGTCGGAGCGGAGCCAAACGGTGTGTTTAGTCGGTGAAAACGGTGTACATTTCAGTTTAAAAAAAGTATTGTAgtatattttattattatttaacAAATAATgtttaatcataaattaattaggcttaaaaaatttatCTCGTAATAATCAGTTagattatgtaattagttatttttttaactatatttaatgttccatgTATATGTCCGAAGATTTGTTGTGATAggtactgtagaattttttttgaaaactaaacaggaCGAGTAGTTTTGATATTTGCAGCCACCCCATATCTTTCGGAACAGCAAACATGTATTTTTCACATAGAGTTCACAACGAGGCTGGAATCTGAGAAACTGCACGGCACGATTCATCTTATTTGTAGTAGCAACGTGTTAGACGGCCACTACGGATGTCCTGAAACACTTATATAGCATATAACTTGCCTTATTTCGAGGCTTACCATCCAACGGACAGCGCCGACATCACGGTACACACACAGCCGCCATGTATATACCTTagcctttttatttattttgattttgattttgattttgatTCATCACCTGCGCTGCGCCGGAAACTATATTCGTCTAAGAAGCAGAAGCAGGGGTACTGATCATGGCGCTTCGCCAGGAGGTGATTTACACGCGTAGACTGTGGTGCACCCGTGGCCAGAGTATGGCTGGCCTCGAGGCCCGGACGGCGTGCGGCTGGGGTTCAGGAGGGC from Panicum virgatum strain AP13 chromosome 9K, P.virgatum_v5, whole genome shotgun sequence encodes:
- the LOC120651604 gene encoding cytochrome c biogenesis protein CcsA isoform X1; the encoded protein is MDSIRNFQFCKWDLILMLFATLEHILTHISFSTISIVITIHLITLLVREHRGLRDSSEKGMITTFFSITGFLVSRWVSSGHFPLSNLYESLIFFSWALYILHTIPKIQNLKNDLSTITTPSTILTQGFATSGLLTEMHQSTIIVPTLQSQWLMMHASMMLLSYATLLCGSLLSAALLIIRFRKNFDFFLNFKKKKIKTFFFSEIEYLYAKRSALKKTSFPAFPNYYKYQLTERLDSWSYRVISLGFTLLTIGILCGAVWANEAWGSYWNWDPKETWAFITWIIFAIYLHSRTNPNWKGTNSALVASIGFIIIWICYFGISLLGIGLHSYGSFTLLSK
- the LOC120651604 gene encoding cytochrome c biogenesis protein CcsA isoform X2, whose product is MDSIRNFQFCKWDLILMLFATLEHILTHISFSTISIVITIHLITLLVREHRGLRDSSEKGMITTFFSITGFLVSRWVSSGHFPLSNLYESLIFFSWALYILHTIPKIQNLKNDLSTITTPSTILTQGFATSGLLTEMHQSTIIVPTLQSQWLMMHASMMLLSYATLLCGSLLSAALLIIRFRKNFDFFLNFKKKKIKTFFFSEIEYLYAKRSALKKTSFPAFPNYYKYQLTERLDSWSYRVISLGFTLLTIGILCGAVWANEAWGSYWNWDPKETWAFITWIIFAIYLHSRTNPNWKATHPW